DNA from Cheilinus undulatus linkage group 20, ASM1832078v1, whole genome shotgun sequence:
TAACAGCTATTTAACCTCGAAGTTATAAGTTAACAGCAGTAGAAACATGATGAGTGTTTTTCTacagtaaataaatacatttagatTTACACAGTTAATGAATTCTTCAAGTTTTTGCATAAGATAAGGGACATTTAATGGCCATACAATAAATATTGAACCAAGTGGCAGGGGCGCAAAAGTCTGgaacatttctcattttttgggtGGATTTCTCAAAAACCAATAACTCGTTAAAAGACAAACGAAGAGATAAACATTTGGCATTAAAAAGGGGAACTAATTTTTAGGTACTGTGATTGAAAATGATTAGATATTCAAGAACTAATGATTGAATGTGTTTACAGTAACTACAAGTAAGTTCTGTGAGAGTTTAAGTCAACTTTTATATGACTAGATGTCTTATCGTGAAGGTAGTGCTGTATGTCTTAGTATGAAGATTGACTGCAGCTCTCTGTCTCCCCCTGCTGGTCCCCTTCAGCTCAAAACCTTCAAAATACAAGAAATGGCCATCCAACAAATTACGCATGCGCAGTAGTCGGCGCTTTAAAACAAGTCTTGAGGAGGGAACATGAAGGCAGTTGCAGGTGGACTTAAATAATAGTCGAGGTAAGCCCTTTATACATAAATGCATGCCATTAAATCCATCTCAGGCTGAAGTTTGACTGTTACGACACGGTCTCTTTTCCTGCGTCGCTCCGTTGCCGCATTTTGTCGGTTAAACCGACcggctaatgttagcatgctagctagctgttattgtttttcatgatttcgCGAGAACCAAAATGGAGGagatggctgctgccagtgtccTACACAGCCACTCCCGAGTCCTTCTTTGAAGCCCTCACTGCAAAATGTCGACCATGACGCAATACTGAGTGcagttctttttaaaaatgttaatttgtttCAGATTTAGCCCCTGTGTATTTTACTGCAGTGCTAACGCAGCTTAGCCGGAGTTCAAACCCGGTGAACGATTTTAGGAAAATGTTGCCCGGGATCGGAGACACGATTGCTGCTGTAGTTTTCCTCTGTGTGTCCATGCATGATTAGCTGGTGCATATCATTTACTACCAAGTAACAGATGATATACCTGCAGTTTTACTAATGTTGGTAACTCAGCACATGTCTGTATTGTCTTCGTGTTGTAGGACGGCTGAGCTCTCCTCATGGGAGGCAGCAGAGGTTGAAATGCAGGATGAGAAGTCGTCGTGATCGCCATGACTCTGAGAGCCACACTGTTTTCAAGCACAGGGTTAAAGCAGGACACAGACACCATTGACTTCAACAAAAGACATTTCGGGGCCGCCACCGTGAGTCCTGTAAGCCTGAAGAGGGAGTCCAGAGACTTTATTATCGATGTTCAAGACGTGCATGGGGGCGAGATCCCGAGCAAATCTAAGGACTTAGATCAGAATTACATGACCAGCAAAGTTTCCCTCGCTGCCACAGTAGCAGAACGAGTTCAAGGAGACAGTAAAAGTGTGGGGATTTTGTCCCCTGTCAGACAAATGGGGGGTGAGGGAACCCCGGTGAAAGGTAAACCCCTCTCTGCTGACACTATGGAGAACCCTCAGATGGCTATGAACAATAACTCCAAGGATGGTGGTGCTGATGACAGTGTTAAGGGGGTTGTCCCTGGAGTCCTTGGCACCGCATCCATTGAACTCTCCTCTGAGGGCAAGTGGAGGAACATCAGGAAGACCCCTGCTAATCCCCACACACAGGCCAACTGCCTCCGGCAGATCCTCCTCCTTCAACTGGACCTCAtcgaacaacagcaacaacagctgcAGTCAAAGGACAAGGAGATAGATGAGCTCAAAGCAGACAAGGAGACGGTATGTCAAAGTATTTTTTATGCACATGCTTTTTTACAGTTGGTTGATTTTGATGGTATAAAGTTTAAGTGTTTGTGTCTTCTCACTCTGCAGCTGCTTGCTCGTATTGAGCGCATGGAGCGTCGCCTGCAGCTCACAAGGAAGGACCCGCCACGTGACAAGCGCCTCTTCCAGCCCCTGGAGCCATGGACCCCCGACAAAGAGGACATGTGGGATCTGGACATAGAGGAGAGTCCACAACCCAACCAAGCTGCTCCGCTCCCCTTTAGTCGAGGTGGCAAGGGTCAGAAGAGGTAAAATAAACCATGCCTGACAGAACTGGCCTCAGCTTTTTCTCCACAAGATGACTACGGCTTTCATAATTTCatatgtttttaagttttctgttattttaatcaTCAGAGTTCTATAAAAATAACAGCTCTTCTGTCATATCTTTAACTAAAAGCTGCAGCAAAAGAGGACATTTGCATCCACAGGTTAGCCAAATACAGACACTTCTAAAGTCCTTTTTGGAGTCTAAAAAGGATGCAAAGGTTACGTTTCTCTCTTACAGTGCTCTGTACAGGCTGCGTATTGTGAACAATATTCTTTGTGAAGGAGAGAAATGAGTCCATCAAAACTGCAGGTGAACACCTGCACGCTCTCTGAATTATACAAGTATATTGGCAATGGTTGCTTACTGAAATGTCctatgtttttgtgcagtttggaGACAGTGTACCTAAGTTTACCTGCAATTAATTAtcactgcaaacaaaaaaacatcagtgaagGGAGCCTAGAACGTTTACATTTATTGCCATGGGTTcaaaacagtattttttgcCCTGAATGAAGTTTAAATCATGACACCCTTGAAGTAACAGCAGTAGAGCTGACCCTGAAGAGGAGGAAATGTtgtcatttattcattcagacTTAGTCTTTTGATATATAAAAGAactaaatttacatttcttttactttatttcttctcCTCTAATATCCTTTCTTTGCATTTGCAGGAAATCATGCTTTGGCGATCCAAAAGCCCAAAAGTCACGGGGTAAAAGTGCAAAGCTGAGTCCCCAGAAGCCTGAGCTCCAACCGGGCTCACCCAATCAAAGAGAGCTGCGCAGTAAGGAAACCCCAGAGAGTACAGTCCCTCTGAGGTCAGGGGCAGACAGGGACATTATGCTCCCGTGCAAAGAGGAGCCTGAGCTGAGCTGTCAGATGGACGATCTGCCCTTCATGTCGACTACAGAGATGTACCTCTGTTGTTGGAACCAACCTCCTCTGTCCCCTCTGCGTGAGACTTCCCCCAAAAAGGAGGAAGAGGTGGCCAGTGAGTGGACTCCTCATGTAGTACATGATATGCTGATTGTTTGTAAGCCTAACCTATATCCCATCTTTAATCACTTTATCCATCAAATGTCCCAAACAAACTATCAGTGAGTAACTTCTTTCCTCACCGTCTTTGACTCTTCAGTTCCTTCGTGGAGAGAAAATCCCATCGAGCCCCTTGAGGAGGACGACGACTCCTGTACTCTCACTGAGGTGAGACGTGTCCTATATCTTAAATGATCCTAAAGTTTGAAAATCCAGAAGCTCTTAACCCATGACTTGTTTTTTCTCCAAGCCGCTGgatgatggtgtgtttttgaaaCGCCACATGAAGCTGGAGTTGGatgagaagaggagaaaaaggtaACAACAGATGCTATAAAATGAATTTGAGTGGAGATTTTGAACATTACTTTCTTGGATTTCTCACAGGAAATAAGTTATAAATGTCAGGCATTATTTGTCAAGGTAATTATGGAAATATTCTTCTCTGGTATTTCTTAACATACTCCCCTTATTTGTACCGATTATCTGTTTTGGGGTCATGGGAAGCTGGAGCCAGtcacagctgtcattgggcgagaggtggggcaCATCCTGAAATGGTCACTATCGCTTCATCCTGGTCACATCGGTACATCCGTTTTTAAAAGTGATACAGATGCATCTGTTAACAGCTTTATCAGCCAGTAGCACTCTGTCTGACAAACATTAGCCAAACAATTAGTATCAGTTTTGTCATGTCAATTTTATGCTGACACCTGGTTTATTTAGCTGCTGAATCAAACCGTTTTTTACACGTTAGAAGAGGTGACCATTAAGACAAactcttttgttttcatggtcaaacgtGGAAGAAAACGATGGCATACTTAGAGTCTTACACCAAAAGCAGTAATAAAGAAACCTTTGTATCTGCCCTGTTTTTTCCCCATTGGTGTATCTGCAGTTTTTAGAGCCTCTTACTATTTTCACTCTTCTTCTGCATTAaatgttttgcactgaaatacCATGTCAGATTCCATGTATGTGCGAATGTACTTGGCTGTAAAGCCAGGTTATGATTCTGAAATGATCTCCCACTCGCTGACTGACTTGCATTTATCTTAGAGCAAATACAATAATAAATGCTTGTTTGCGGGTTGGTCAGAGTGTGTGGGAGTTTACTTAAAAGCAGTGTTTTCAACATCAAATCCACTTACAGAGTGAGtcataatgttaaaaaaagaccCAGCACAAATGCAACAATGATTCCTTGAAGGAAAGTGGGGAAAATACAGTTGAGTACTTAGCTAAAAAGGATAAATCATGCAAAAAGTGTATCAGGGAAACATAACCAAGTAGATTTTGTGAGTGCAAACTGGTTATTTAAACATTACAGAACATAATTTACAAGAAAGATGAGATTAAACTATGTAGTGAGGCAGAAGGAATTTGAGTTGCTAGGTTGCTGCAGCATTGTAATACAGAATAATTTTGACAGAAGAGAGTGTCAAATACATTAAATACTATCAACATCAAAGAAAGTgcaaaataatacattaaatggccaaaaaataagACTTACTGATCCCAAAACGTGGTATACAGgtactttttccttttttcaagtATTGCAATTTTCAAGTCAAAAT
Protein-coding regions in this window:
- the msl1b gene encoding male-specific lethal 1 homolog isoform X1, translating into MTLRATLFSSTGLKQDTDTIDFNKRHFGAATVSPVSLKRESRDFIIDVQDVHGGEIPSKSKDLDQNYMTSKVSLAATVAERVQGDSKSVGILSPVRQMGGEGTPVKGKPLSADTMENPQMAMNNNSKDGGADDSVKGVVPGVLGTASIELSSEGKWRNIRKTPANPHTQANCLRQILLLQLDLIEQQQQQLQSKDKEIDELKADKETLLARIERMERRLQLTRKDPPRDKRLFQPLEPWTPDKEDMWDLDIEESPQPNQAAPLPFSRGGKGQKRKSCFGDPKAQKSRGKSAKLSPQKPELQPGSPNQRELRSKETPESTVPLRSGADRDIMLPCKEEPELSCQMDDLPFMSTTEMYLCCWNQPPLSPLRETSPKKEEEVASEWTPHVVHDMLIVFPSWRENPIEPLEEDDDSCTLTEPLDDGVFLKRHMKLELDEKRRKRWDIQRIREQRMFQRLQQRMNRKKVVTETEPELSSFYPDTEDVETIVITPFLPVVAFGRPLPKMSQQNFELPWLDDRSRCRIEVPKKHTPHRTCRK
- the msl1b gene encoding male-specific lethal 1 homolog isoform X2; the protein is MTLRATLFSSTGLKQDTDTIDFNKRHFGAATVSPVSLKRESRDFIIDVQDVHGGEIPSKSKDLDQNYMTSKVSLAATVAERVQGDSKSVGILSPVRQMGGEGTPVKGKPLSADTMENPQMAMNNNSKDGGADDSVKGVVPGVLGTASIELSSEGKWRNIRKTPANPHTQANCLRQILLLQLDLIEQQQQQLQSKDKEIDELKADKETLLARIERMERRLQLTRKDPPRDKRLFQPLEPWTPDKEDMWDLDIEESPQPNQAAPLPFSRGGKGQKRKSCFGDPKAQKSRGKSAKLSPQKPELQPGSPNQRELRSKETPESTVPLRSGADRDIMLPCKEEPELSCQMDDLPFMSTTEMYLCCWNQPPLSPLRETSPKKEEEVAIPSWRENPIEPLEEDDDSCTLTEPLDDGVFLKRHMKLELDEKRRKRWDIQRIREQRMFQRLQQRMNRKKVVTETEPELSSFYPDTEDVETIVITPFLPVVAFGRPLPKMSQQNFELPWLDDRSRCRIEVPKKHTPHRTCRK